The proteins below are encoded in one region of Salvelinus alpinus chromosome 27, SLU_Salpinus.1, whole genome shotgun sequence:
- the LOC139556685 gene encoding all-trans retinoic acid-induced differentiation factor-like, producing MTAGSSQQNAAVVLLIIHLYLYGGYQLTELQICHLCNGTVQNSTALGRFCSASAGLIDGCCCLLRKENTSNADYVIGLDLSNCSLSHVEDLQEASTAAMIDISLNPIVQLNNSLFQGFIQLDNLILPVNLACPGGNASWNKVEVKGETRHCEGQKDICNQTGHLSLNCPENSLCAAYGPGFFECSCVDDFHGYKCLREGKFPIIQVFGLLGASTVLVSILLWVTQRRKVKSV from the exons ATGACAGCTGGATCCAGCCAGCAGAATGCAGCAGTGGTCTTATTAATCATTCATTTATATTTATATGGGGGTTATCAACTGACTGAGTTACAG ATATGCCACCTCTGCAACGGAACAGTGCAGAATAGCACCGCGCTGGGCCGGTTCTGTTCCGCATCTGCGGGCTTGATTGACGGATGCTGCTGCCTGCTGCGAAAAGAAAACACCAGCAATGCTGACTACGTCATCGG GTTGGACCTATCAAATTGTTCTCTAAGTCATGTCGAGGACCTTCAAGAGGCATCAACAGCTGCAATGAT AGATATCTCACTGAACCCCATAGTTCAACTGAACAATTCACTGTTTCAAGGCTTCATCCAGCTGGATAACCT GATTCTGCCTGTCAACCTGGCCTGTCCAGGAGGCAATGCATCATGGAATAAAGTGGAGGTCAAAGGGGAGACACGTCACTGTGAAGGACAGAAGGACATCTGCAACCAGACTGGACATCTGT CGTTGAATTGCCCTGAGAACTCCCTCTGTGCAGCGTACGGGCCGGGCTTCTTTGAGTGTAGCTGTGTGGACGACTTCCATGGATACAAGTGTCTTCGAGAG GGGAAGTTCCCTATAATCCAGGTGTTCGGGCTTCTAGGGGCCTCTACAGTCCTGGTCTCCATCCTGCTATGGGTCACCCAGAGACGCAAGGTCAAATCTGTCTGA